In Populus trichocarpa isolate Nisqually-1 chromosome 12, P.trichocarpa_v4.1, whole genome shotgun sequence, a genomic segment contains:
- the LOC7487099 gene encoding actin-related protein 4: MYGGDEVSAIVIDLGSHTCKAGYAGEDAPKAVFPSVVGSIDQMDVDDMTSNEKNAAVDSKNNVKDSEKGKGKRKLFVGSQALGFRRDHMEVLSPFKDGIVADWDIVDSIWDHAFRECLLIDPKEHPMLLAEPSSNSQQQRERTAELMFEKYTTPALFLAKNAVLTSFASGRATSLVVDSGGGSTTIAPVHDGYVIQKAVAFSPIGGELLTDCLMKSLESKGVMIKPRYSFKRKEIQPGVFQSVDLDFTNTTDSYRLYSQRMIASDIKECVCRAPDTPYDESSYSNIPMTPYELPDGQTIEIGADRFKIPDILFNPSLVQTIPGMDNFVEIAPSVRGLPQMVIESINKCDVDIRRELFSSILLAGGTASMQQLKERLEKDLLEESPQAARVKVLASGNATERRFSVWIGGSILASLGSFQQMWFSKAEYEEHGASYVQRKCP; encoded by the exons ATGTACGGTGGTG ATGAAGTGTCAGCTATAGTCATTGACTTGGGTTCTCACACTTGCAAAGCTGGTTATGCCGGCGAGGACGCACCCAAGGCCGTCTTTCCTTCT GTTGTGGGATCAATTGATCAAATGGATGTTGATGACATGACAAGCAACGAGAAGAATGCTGCTGTAGATTCTAAAAATAATGTCAAAGATTCTGAGAAAGGGAAGGGAAAACGTAAATTATTTGTAGGATCTCAGGCCTTAGGGTTTCGTCGGGACCATATGGAG GTGTTATCCCCTTTTAAGGATGGGATTGTTGCTGACTGGGATATTGTGGATAGCATATGGGATCATGCTTTCAG GGAGTGTCTATTGATTGATCCAAAGGAGCATCCAATGCTACTTGCAGAACCTTCATCCAACAGTCAACAACAGAGAGAAAG GACAGCAGAGCTTATGTTTGAAAAGTACACTACTCCTGCATTATTTTTGGCGAAGAATGCT GTTTTAACATCTTTTGCATCAGGACGTGCTACCTCGCTAGTTGTTGATAG TGGTGGAGGATCAACTACAATTGCGCCAGTCCATGATGGTTATGTTATTCAAAAG GCTGTGGCCTTTTCTCCTATTGGGGGAGAACTTCTTACTGATTGCTTGATGAAAAGCTTGGAGAGCAAAGGTGTCATG ATAAAACCAAGGtactctttcaaaagaaaggaaatacaGCCGGGCGTGTTTCAG AGTGTGGATCTTGATTTTACAAATACAACTGACAGCTACAGACTCTACTCTCAG AGAATGATTGCAAGTGATATCAAGGAATGTGTGTGTCGTGCACCGGATACGCCCTATGATG AAAGTTCATACTCAAACATTCCAATGACTCCATATGAGCTTCCGGATGGCCA GACAATTGAAATTGGAGCTGATAGATTCAAGATTCCAGATATTCTATTCAATCCATCCTTGGTCCAG ACAATTCCTGGTATGGATAATTTTGTGGAGATTGCTCCTAGTGTTCGCGGTTTGCCACAAATG GTTATTGAAAGCATTAATAAGTGTGATGTTGATATTCGAAGAGAACTGTTCAGTAGTATACTG CTTGCTGGTGGAACAGCATCAATGCAACAGTTGAAGGAACGGCTTGAGAAAGATTTGCTTGAG GAGTCTCCTCAAGCTGCCAGAGTTAAAGTGCTGGCTAGTGGAAATGCAACTGAAAGGAGATTCAG TGTCTGGATAGGAGGGAGTATATTGGCATCTCTTGGTTCATTCCAGCAGATGTGGTTCTCCAAGGCCGA GTATGAAGAGCATGGGGCGTCTTATGTACAGAGAAAATGCCCTTGA